The Hippopotamus amphibius kiboko isolate mHipAmp2 chromosome 13, mHipAmp2.hap2, whole genome shotgun sequence sequence tgtgggcacTAAAAATGTTGTGAgttttttgggggcgggggggtgcatATTTGCAGGACAAGTTTCATTGCAACTATGCAGAAGCCAAAGATTGGTAGCAACAGAGATTTTAAACATTGCTTTGTATGCTGTCAACTTGAGAACTGCTTTTGAATTATGTGAAATGTCTAGTGCCGTGGAAAGGAGTTATTCACTATTATTTATTCATACCTTGCTTGGGTTATGGAAAACAATGAATTCTTTGACCTTGTCTTTTCAAgatgaaaatgcaaagtaaattcctttaaaaatagtaGGATATCATCATGCTTTATTTGTCTTCTTACAGATACTATTCGTTACCTGTCCTTGCATGACAACAAATACATCAGATACTTTCCTGGACATAGCAAAAGGTAAGATGCAAGTGTTAACAGAAGTAGATAGTTCTTTTATCCCTTAGGTTATCCAGAGCATAAAAGAGTGGAGAGATTTTATTAATGAACTGAAACTGGTTTTTCACTGCTGTTTGGCATACCTCTTAATCTTCTCTTATTAACCCTTCGTAAACAGTCAAATCTTGATTAATCGAGGTTGTGGAGGCAGGGGTAGGACTTCATAGATAAACCAAAACCTCAGTTAAAACATTAATAGGAAAAATGTGGATTAAAGATATTCAGTGGAAACCTATGTAGTAAAAATTACATTTGACATTTAGGAATCCCAAATATCAGACTTCCCTTAATTGAAAGGACATTTACATGTCTGAGGCCTTCCAGTATAGGTGGCCCCCATTTCAGCAGGCCCCTGTTCTACATAAACATGTTCCACCTGAAGATCTTAATGAGGATgcaaaaaatttaatgaataaaaattgtCCTTTCTTTTTGAAAGTCAAGAAACTTATTTCCTTATTCTGGTTTATAATGCAGAttgcttctctctgtctcttatcCTAACTCCCCTGGTATTTTTCCTCCAATATTTCAAGATTGGGCTGAATGTTAAACACATTTTCCCTTGGATGATATTTTAATCACTGATGCTTTCCTTTGCAAACGTACAGTAACCCAGTACAGCTTGGAGTGGTTTAGGAACCCTGATAGAAGGTAGGCCGAGAGTACCCTGTTTTTAGCTGCACTTCTCACTGGGCAGGGCATTTTTGTGTTGCTGAAGATAACAGGTGGCAGCTGTTGGTAACTGTAGTTCAGACAAAGAATGGCCTGACAAGTAGATGTTTTCGCTTGTTTGTAGTCAAATTAATGTTCACAAATATATTGTCTGTAATTAAGAGTTGATTGCAGTTGTTTGGGCAACTGGGAAGATAGGAATTTCAGTCTTTAGACCTCCTGACCTCCTGATTTTTAATAGATGACTTTGTTCCTCCTTTTTTGAGAAAATCACGGCCATCCAAAACGAGTGCTTTTCAACTTCTATCTCTTCCACCTAAACTCCTCTCTTTCTTAGAACCCTTTCCCTGAGAAAGAAgtagctttttcttctttgagaaaaCCAGCCCCTCTTTTTACTTACTTTCATCTCCTTACTGGACTTTGCTGCCTACAAACTTACTTGGTCTTCCttatcttaaatttatttcttcagcATGTCAACCACTTCTTTTCACTGTCAAACACTCATTCACTGTTTAACTCACTCATCCAAGCCAAGGGGTTTACTCCCCTTTCCCTGCTGTCTCTAGGTAAAATCCACTGCCTGGGGCTTTTTTTGGTGCTCAATCTCtcagtgaaactttttttttctttagcttccCATCTTGGTTCTGTTACTGCTACTCTTGGCCTTTCTCCTTTTGACTCTAAAATAAACAGCGTTCTACCCTagcttttttctcctcttcttggtaTTTTCTCAATACCTCCATCACTGATTTCATTCATCTCAGATGGCTTCCCAAATCAGTATTTTCAGACCATGACTTCCAGACTCGACTTCCACCTACAAGTCTGGTACTCCATCCATCGTTAAATTCCTTGGCCCAGCTCCTCTGTCTGCCTtgtgtttcttcatctctgtccCTTCCAGTACTCCCAACTCAAAGCCTCTGTTGTCTGTTCACTACTTTTTCCTTGCCTTCACATCCAGTGAGTTGTTAAATCCCGTTGATTCTACCTAGGTTTAACCTCATGTGTCACTGTGCTCCATACTCACTCCTTTGCATCTGTCCTAGCTCAGGTAAATTATTGTCAAATCCTGATCTCCCAATCCCTCAGCATCCTGCTTCTGCACCCTGTTTTTACAGTCTGACCGGTTCACAGCATGCCTCAAGAAGCCTTGgagtcagattcttttccctctgtCTGACCCATTTTCCCAGTGTTATTTCCCACCACTCCAGTTGAGATGAACTCTGGGCTGCTTCCTGAAATGCCTTCGTATTTGGCACCTTCCAGAAAGGCCACTCCCATTGAAACCCTGTTCACCACAGGTGCTGGTTTTTCCTGAAAGCCTTCTCTGACCCGCTCTTGGAGTTGTCTGAACTAGACAGTTAAACTTCTTTAGAGTTGATGTCTTGTTCCTCCTTGTATTCCCTCTACCTCTCATCATAAAGCCTTGTACCAAGGTAGACTTGCTCTGAGCTTTTGACCTGAATACTGCGATGTAAAATTACATGTCCACGTGCATTCTGTTTACTCTGTTTTATTACCACCTCAGCATTCCCAGGAAATTTTGGCTTATagtatcttttacatttttaagttgatgatctagtgcaaatattaatttagttatagtggaagattttttttttttttttgtcaaaaaccttatttttaagaaaaaaagtacattttctcattttctattcATGGCatacattttaattctttctagTGGAACCAAAAGTTCCTGAATCCCTTTTAGTATCATCCAAAATTTGAACTTCCTCtatttctgcatttaaaaaaccCATTCACAAATGAACTGTGCAATTTGATcaccttttttttacttttttttttttttggtcaaatgaAACAGTACACCACCACCATTTCCTCTATAATATTCACCTATGACACTAGCTTCTATGTCTGTGAAGTGTTTTTCAGCCAAGCCAGAATGTGGAACTACCCTTCCATAGCACCCAGAAGGAAGAGCCATCCGAGTGTCCATTTTCACAAGGGCTTCCTCCATAGGTACTGTAGACTCATAGGCACTGTATAGGTCAAAGCCCACGGACCTCATCTAGTTAGGGCCAGGGCATGCTCCAAGAGGCAGGTAAAATGGAGCCATGTACCATCCTTCTTTGCAGGTCGGGCCCAAATGCTGGGAAGATGGTGGGTATCTTCAGTGCAGAGCATGGCATAGCAAGAACATGAGCAGAGGGGATAAGAGAGCTCAGGATGAGGATTTTTTAAGAAGTGTTTTTCAGTGAGTGACTCTTAATGGTATAATCGTAAAAGGGGACCCATATCAGAAATATAGCATAGGCCTGTGGCTCTCTAAATGTGTCCAAATCACCAGTCTCACTGTCacctaggagcttgttagaaacacagaTTCTCAGAactcaccccagacctactggattAGAAATTGTGGCAGTGGATCCCAGCAGTCTCTTTTAATCCACCTTCCTGATGATGCTGATGCCACCTAGGTTTGAGAACGTCAGTGTAGTCCACAAACCTCTAGTTAAGgaatcatgctttttttttttcaattgagatataatttagtACCATAAATTCACCCTattaaagtgtacagttctgtggtttttagtgtattcacaaagtTGGGCGACCATCACCACTATCTGATTTCAGAACATATTCATCACCTCAGTTAGAAACCCTGTATCCATTAATACTTCCCatttcccctctcccctgccccggcaaccattaatctgctttctgtctctataactTTGCCTATCCTGggtattttgtataaatggaaccaggtcatatgtggtcttttgtgtctgacttctttcacttcatACATGTTGTAAtatgaatcagtacttcatttctttttattgccaaataatattcctgtATGGCAGTAAcatgttttatcttttcattagctgatggatatttgggttgtttccactttttagcaattatgaatactGCTGTTGTGAACATgtatggtgtttttttgttttgttttggacatatgttttcatttttcttgggtatatacctaggagtggaatatTTGGGTCATATAGCAACTCCTTTTGAGGAAGTGTAAAACTTTTTCAAAGTaactaccattttacattcctaccagcagtgtatgagggttccagtttctccgtatcctcatcaacatttgttatctctctttttgattatagctttGCTAGTggatatgaagtggtatctcattatgatttGATTTGCATTGGAATCATATTTTTATGCTGTAGCTTTAAGTTGCTTTTTTAATTATACTAATTGCCTTTGATTGTTCCAGAttgcttgtgtatgtgtgtttcttaAAATGGTGTTTTTAGGAGAACGTGTATATATGGGTAGGCAGGTAAAGTAGTTTAAAATTCATACccaatttttgcaaatattttgcttCAGCTCCTATTTATCTTGATGCATTGCAGGGTGGTGGCCTTGTCCATGTCACCTGTGGATGACACTTTCATTTCTGGGTCTCTTGATAAGACCATTCGGCTCTGGGATCTCCGGTCTCCTAACTGCCAGGTAATGTTACCTCACAGTTAACACTTTAAGCATTTTCTATGGGTAAGTATTATCATCAACTTTCCCTCTCAAGGAAGGGGGAAAGCAGTGATTCCTTTCTGGGATCCCAGAGTCTTTAAATTTTGGAGAAAATCTTCCTGGTAGGTAGCTGGTAATTAAGCTAATACCTAATCCAGTGCATATTTATTATGATTTGTGGCTTACTGCTTTAAAAGCAGTTTTCCTGGAGCGTTTGAGCTATAGATTTTAGACTTcagggatttgtttttatttgaatttgctATCTATAAAATTGTAGTTAGGGTTGATCTGAAATCAATTGCATggagacctttttttaaaaaacttcattttagttttatgtttgcttttggtAGGATCTTGGGTtcattaactttaaaatttattttttcttagggTCTCATGCATCTACAGGGCAAGCCAGTTTGTTCTTTTGATCCAGAAGGATTAATTTTTGCTGCAGGTGTCAATTCTGAAATGGTCAAACTTTATGATCTTCGCTCTTTTGATAAGGTAAATCTTTGAATCTTTGAACTGTCTTGATATTATGGACGTTTTGAAAGGTGAGATGGACATTTAAGAGCCTTTTTCTACAGTAGGCGAGGTATGTGGTAGATGTGAGAAAGCATCAGAGCAGTACTTCATCCTCTGCTTTCCCTAGTCAAAAAGGAATCTAAAGGGTAGAATGAGATTTGGCTCTGGCAGAAGGAATTATGATGTGCCTTGAGCCTAGGGCTGCTGTCTTTATCTTTTGCAGGGGCCATTTGCGACATTTAAAATGCAATATGATCGGACTTGTGAGTGGACAGGACTTAAGTTCAGCAATGATGGTAAACTCATCCTCATTTCCACCAATGGCAGCTTCATTCGTCTGATCGATGCATTCAAGGGAGTGGTGATGCATACGTTTGGGGTGAGCTGacagcttttctttttatctttaattaatttatttttttggctgattctggtcttagttgcagcatgcgggatcttcgttgaggcttgcaggatcttttcTTGCGGTtcgtgggctctttgttgcagtgcatgggcttctctctggttgtggcatgcgggtttttctcttctctagttgtggtgcacagtctccagagtgcatgggctctgtaactgtggcacacgggttccagagcacatgggctctgtagtttgaggcatgcaggttctctagttgaggcctgcaagctcagtagttgtgttgcgcAGGCCTAGTTGtcccatagcatgtgggatcttagttctccgagcagggatcaaacccacgtcccctgcattggtaggtggattctttaccactggaccatcagggaagtcgcTCGAGCTGACAACTTTGAGCATGGTGTTTCCCATGCTCTACTTTTTTTCCATGGTCATCCCTTCTGAGAACTGTGTTAGCTAGTTGGTGGAGAGTTGTCCATGGCTCACTGGTTGAGGCATGGACTTGCATTTTCTtcctgcacatggcattatttctcTTGAATTCTGAGACATTTACTTCTTACCCAGTGACTCAGGTTTGTTTAGATATATAATAATTCCTGgccataaacattttctttccccCTTGAATATGGAGTTGGGGGTAAGGGGTGAATTGTAAAGGCTGGTAGCCGAGTTTGGAATCTCAGTAGCACTGTGCATGAGGAGGGAAGGGTTGCACAGAAAGGAAGGCGATGTATGTGCTGGGTCAGTGTTTGCAGGCAGTTATTTTTTGTTAATGGTACTGTAATGAGAATTGTTCTGCTTTTTTTAGGGTTATGCCAACAGCAAAGCTGTCACACTAGAGGCCTCGTTTACTCCAGACTCACAGTTTATTATGATTGGTAAGCTTCCTTTATCCTCTTTGGAGGTTATTTCTCTGGTACTGTGCATTAtgttatttttgttagttttaactaattaaaatattatttattgtcCTTTTGATAGAGATTCCCAGCTTTCCGTATAGCATGTTATGTCAAAGGTGCAGTGTCTTTAAACTGTCCTGACTTTGCTTTCTTTACTGGGAACAGGCGTTAATGTTGGTCATCCCTGGACCAGCATAGAGTTCAACTCTACAAGCACTGGTGTAACCCTGCATTCAGTCATCTTAGTGTAGATGTTTGTAGGGTGATCATATTCAGCCCCCTTTTTAAATGCGAAAGCTGAAGTTAGAGAGGAAGTGACTTTCctaagaacaaataagtgaggtCTAGATCAATTCCcagcatgtctttttttcttcagtgcaTTTACTCCCTCTCCATTTCTGCTGATGGCTGGGTCCTGAAGCTTGGCCTCTCTCCATGTGTCATTCCATGTCTCTGTGCCACTGTCTTTGTATAGTGCCTTGAGCTATTGTTATATTCCTTGATCATTCGCTTCAGGTTCAGAGGATGGCAAGATCCATGTCTGGAATGGAGAGAGTGGTATAAAAGTAGCTGTGTTGGATGGCAAACACACAGGCCCCATTACCTGTTTGCAGTTCAACCCCAAGTTCATGACTTTTGCCAGCGCTTGTTCCA is a genomic window containing:
- the WDR82 gene encoding WD repeat-containing protein 82 isoform X5, which produces MKLTDSVLRSFRVAKVFRENSDKINCFDFSPNGETVISSSDDDSIVLYDCQEGKPKRTLYSKKYGVDLIRYTHAANTVVYSSNKIDDTIRYLSLHDNKYIRYFPGHSKRVVALSMSPVDDTFISGSLDKTIRLWDLRSPNCQGLMHLQGKPVCSFDPEGLIFAAGVNSEMVKLYDLRSFDKGPFATFKMQYDRTCEWTGLKFSNDGKLILISTNGSFIRLIDAFKGVVMHTFGGYANSKAVTLEASFTPDSQFIMIGSEDGKIHVWNGESGIKVAVLDGKHTGPITCLQFNPKFMTFASACSNMAFWLPTIDD
- the WDR82 gene encoding WD repeat-containing protein 82 isoform X4 — its product is MKLTDSVLRSFRVAKVFRENSDKINCFDFSPNGETVISSSDDDSIVLYDCQEGKPKRTLYSKKYGVDLIRYTHAANTVVYSSNKIDDTIRYLSLHDNKYIRYFPGHSKRVVALSMSPVDDTFISGSLDKTIRLWDLRSPNCQGLMHLQGKPVCSFDPEGLIFAAGVNSEMVKLYDLRSFDKGPFATFKMQYDRTCEWTGLKFSNDGKLILISTNGSFIRLIDAFKGVVMHTFGGYANSKAVTLEASFTPDSQFIMIGHILVLASSLTRVLERLPGASGANHSLSGPSCGQMEAQKCWAMEYDYVKRDTSSIPAPGGSHLPRSN
- the WDR82 gene encoding WD repeat-containing protein 82 isoform X3, which gives rise to MKLTDSVLRSFRVAKVFRENSDKINCFDFSPNGETVISSSDDDSIVLYDCQEGKPKRTLYSKKYGVDLIRYTHAANTVVYSSNKIDDTIRYLSLHDNKYIRYFPGHSKRVVALSMSPVDDTFISGSLDKTIRLWDLRSPNCQGLMHLQGKPVCSFDPEGLIFAAGVNSEMVKLYDLRSFDKGPFATFKMQYDRTCEWTGLKFSNDGKLILISTNGSFIRLIDAFKGVVMHTFGGYANSKAVTLEASFTPDSQFIMIGSEDGKIHVWNGESGIKVAVLDGKHTGPITCLQFNPKFMTFASACSNMLMKERDSLKSPGRLAVRPYTHLPGSTSFLYH
- the WDR82 gene encoding WD repeat-containing protein 82 isoform X6; its protein translation is MKLTDSVLRSFRVAKVFRENSDKINCFDFSPNGETVISSSDDDSIVLYDCQEGKPKRTLYSKKYGVDLIRYTHAANTVVYSSNKIDDTIRYLSLHDNKYIRYFPGHSKRVVALSMSPVDDTFISGSLDKTIRLWDLRSPNCQGLMHLQGKPVCSFDPEGLIFAAGVNSEMVKLYDLRSFDKGPFATFKMQYDRTCEWTGLKFSNDGKLILISTNGSFIRLIDAFKGVVMHTFGGYANSKAVTLEASFTPDSQFIMIAP